A genomic window from Pseudonocardia broussonetiae includes:
- a CDS encoding LuxR C-terminal-related transcriptional regulator: MRDVARSTLTPPALPRDLVTRPSLRAVLDSAATSALTLVTAPAGYGKSLLLADWIVRDPGVPAAWVSLDEEHDDPSRLWTAVLAALCACAAVPPSSRLRRLVASRTTVEMDFLDDLLLGLAALPQPLRLVLDDAHHLHSAPVVDHLRMVVRARLPQVQLVLAGRLDPPFPLARLRLEDELVELRAEHLRFSAAESADLLRRSGLRLTPEQCGLLHERTGGWVAGVRLAARSLSEHPDPDAFLAAFSGDERAVADYLMGEVLAGITEEHRDVLRRTSIVDPIPAALAVELCGRDDAAVLLHDLEHDLGLVTRTGPEGADYHVQELLRTHFVADLRRRGDDATAALHRKAALWWDRRGHPAEAVRHAGATGDAGLLAEMLGQRGAELVAAGEHGVLRAVLDTAGHEPAVEVWRCVLAAQVDLEKGDTPAVAEHLRHARLSGRPATGTDLAALLTAIERLAGLDASVPPVEPVPENPSLAALARAGRGSAGIATGAFASARADLTASLASARRLELPLLEAQCLYALAVGAWTEGDLVEAAAVATAACEEVSDRGWQSTGLAASARAVAALVAVEQGRPDAALAWADLGLRNVSARVHPAVRFALRVARGAALHDTGEKSSGLLELQQARAAVSGTDLPPVVAAAAAVLEQRIALRLGHTRAAAAAVLPLAGVAEARWENRLMRSWAEVAAGSFRAARATVAPVLDPRARPLRPTTVVEAWLVTAKAAIEDGDRPAAREALRSALDRARPLDAVRPFVLASAPVGALLVDELVGGGQRARFAAHALAGARRSTRPPGLALTAREHDVLLRLPSLLNLDEIADELSVSVNTVKSHVRSIYDKLGAATRRGAVLTAHELGLLR; encoded by the coding sequence ATGCGTGACGTCGCGCGGTCCACGCTGACCCCGCCCGCGCTGCCACGCGACCTGGTGACCCGCCCGTCGTTGCGGGCCGTCCTCGACTCCGCAGCCACCAGTGCACTCACGCTGGTCACCGCCCCGGCGGGCTACGGCAAGTCCCTGCTCCTCGCGGACTGGATCGTCCGGGACCCGGGCGTGCCGGCGGCGTGGGTGTCGTTGGACGAGGAGCACGACGACCCGTCCCGGCTGTGGACCGCGGTGCTGGCGGCCCTGTGCGCGTGCGCGGCGGTGCCGCCGTCGAGCAGGCTGAGGCGGCTCGTCGCCTCCCGGACCACCGTGGAGATGGACTTCCTCGACGACCTCCTGCTCGGCCTCGCCGCGCTGCCGCAGCCACTGCGCCTGGTACTCGACGACGCCCACCACCTGCACAGCGCGCCCGTGGTGGACCACCTGCGCATGGTCGTGCGGGCCCGCCTCCCGCAGGTGCAGCTGGTCCTGGCCGGTCGGCTGGACCCCCCGTTCCCGCTGGCCCGGCTACGCCTGGAGGACGAGCTCGTCGAACTGCGGGCGGAGCACCTCCGCTTCTCCGCGGCCGAATCGGCGGACCTGCTGCGCCGCAGCGGCCTGCGCCTCACACCGGAGCAGTGCGGGCTGTTGCACGAGCGCACCGGCGGGTGGGTCGCCGGGGTGCGGCTCGCAGCCCGCTCGCTGAGCGAGCACCCCGATCCCGATGCGTTCCTGGCGGCCTTCTCGGGTGACGAGAGGGCCGTGGCGGACTACCTGATGGGGGAGGTGCTGGCCGGGATCACGGAGGAGCACCGGGACGTGCTGCGTCGCACGAGCATCGTCGACCCGATCCCCGCCGCCCTCGCCGTGGAGCTGTGCGGCCGCGACGACGCCGCCGTCCTGCTGCACGATCTGGAACACGACCTCGGCCTGGTCACCCGCACCGGGCCGGAGGGGGCCGACTACCACGTCCAGGAGCTCCTCCGCACCCACTTCGTCGCCGACCTGCGCCGCCGCGGCGACGACGCGACCGCGGCGCTGCACCGGAAGGCCGCGCTCTGGTGGGATCGTCGGGGGCACCCCGCGGAGGCGGTCCGGCACGCCGGTGCCACCGGGGACGCGGGGCTGCTCGCGGAGATGCTGGGGCAGCGCGGGGCCGAACTGGTCGCCGCCGGTGAGCACGGCGTGCTGCGCGCCGTGCTGGACACCGCCGGGCACGAGCCGGCTGTCGAGGTGTGGCGCTGCGTCCTCGCCGCCCAGGTCGACCTCGAGAAGGGCGACACCCCGGCGGTCGCGGAGCACCTGCGGCACGCGCGGCTGTCGGGTCGACCCGCGACGGGGACCGATCTCGCCGCGCTGCTGACCGCGATCGAGCGGTTGGCCGGGCTCGACGCGTCCGTCCCGCCCGTCGAGCCCGTGCCCGAGAACCCCTCGCTCGCCGCGCTGGCCCGTGCCGGCCGCGGCTCGGCCGGGATCGCGACGGGGGCGTTCGCCTCCGCCCGCGCCGACCTCACCGCGTCCCTCGCGAGCGCCCGCCGGCTCGAGCTGCCGCTGCTCGAGGCCCAGTGCCTGTACGCCCTCGCGGTCGGCGCGTGGACCGAGGGCGACCTGGTCGAGGCGGCGGCCGTCGCGACGGCCGCCTGCGAGGAGGTGTCCGACCGGGGATGGCAGTCGACCGGTCTGGCGGCGTCCGCCCGGGCCGTCGCCGCGCTGGTCGCCGTGGAGCAGGGCCGGCCGGACGCCGCCCTGGCCTGGGCGGACCTCGGGCTGCGGAACGTCTCGGCCAGGGTCCACCCGGCGGTCCGCTTCGCCCTGCGGGTGGCCCGGGGTGCCGCCCTCCACGACACCGGTGAGAAGTCGTCCGGCCTGCTGGAACTGCAGCAGGCCCGGGCCGCGGTGAGCGGAACGGACCTCCCGCCCGTCGTCGCGGCCGCTGCAGCGGTCCTCGAACAGCGCATCGCGCTGCGGCTGGGCCACACGCGGGCTGCGGCCGCGGCCGTCCTGCCCCTGGCCGGGGTGGCGGAGGCGCGCTGGGAGAACCGGCTGATGCGGTCCTGGGCGGAGGTGGCCGCGGGATCGTTCCGTGCGGCACGGGCGACCGTCGCACCGGTGCTGGATCCGCGCGCACGTCCGCTCCGCCCGACGACCGTGGTCGAGGCCTGGCTGGTGACGGCGAAGGCCGCGATCGAGGACGGCGATCGCCCCGCCGCCCGGGAGGCGTTGCGGTCCGCCCTGGACCGGGCCCGGCCACTGGACGCGGTCCGGCCCTTCGTCCTCGCCTCCGCCCCTGTGGGAGCCCTGCTGGTCGACGAGCTCGTGGGCGGAGGTCAACGGGCCCGGTTCGCGGCGCACGCACTGGCCGGGGCGAGACGCTCGACCCGCCCGCCCGGCCTGGCGCTGACCGCGCGGGAGCACGACGTCCTGCTCAGGCTGCCCTCGTTGCTCAACCTGGACGAGATCGCCGACGAGCTCTCGGTCTCGGTCAACACGGTCAAGAGCCACGTGCGGTCGATCTACGACAAGCTGGGGGCGGCGACCCGGCGCGGGGCAGTGCTGACCGCACACGAGTTGGGCCTGTTGCGGTGA
- a CDS encoding LuxR C-terminal-related transcriptional regulator: MRIPMSKITMPELPPGLASRGHLLDLLDSAEPGQLVSVVAPAGYGKTVLVAEWSSRPGGLPVAWVAVDAADDAARFRATLLASLAAVPGLAPGIARVGARGSDADFVDDLGAVLDAASPVRLVLDDVHDLAEPALRDLARLVRRRPAGLQLVLVSRRDALLPLPRLRLEGQLRELRADALRFDLAETEALLRACEVVASAEEVAVLHERTDGWVAGLRFAVLALRSTDDPGGFIAHFSGSDRSIADYLTDEVMAGLPAPTRRQLGMGAVCGRLQVGLAEALFGRPDARRVLDDMVRGTGLVYRTDLESYHIHPLFRAYLEADLEGHHPARHHSSHTIAARWWLAADDPVHALRHAERAGDPALLAEALRDSGVRLVAAGRQDPVRRALVSAGSAAVAADARMALLSALVLHLRGAEVDAVAALEQARRVRPADPGPELGALDAAVGLLVDGRPTLQEVPPGPVPPELEVLGVLGRAEARAADEEDQDELRASLAGAAACAHAHDLACLEVRALSRLALLEAAYGDHRAMAAAATSAVRTSAAVGYPSAEWAAEATAVLAYRDLLAGEPVAARSRADDVLAVGQPLPEVADLILRVVRRAADADLGESGPEPLVPVDFSGVVAPAPLLAALASLEHFAVLAQGGDAVASDTAVRLERRIGKVGEILVMDARAHVLAGRFEAAIAALEPLKSGSVPALAAQTEVEAHVLLAGAALHTGDPLGGRSELAAALQLGADLDVVRPFAAMSGPPADLLRSVAPPAVGTGYLRRIAVARSTAGRRGSTCLSDREHDVLALLPSLLSATEIADELTVSVNTVKSHIRSIYSKLGVSSRREAVDGAIQRRLLG; this comes from the coding sequence ATGCGCATTCCGATGAGCAAGATCACGATGCCCGAGCTGCCACCTGGTCTCGCGTCCCGCGGCCACCTGCTCGATCTGCTGGACAGCGCGGAGCCGGGGCAGCTGGTCTCGGTCGTCGCACCGGCCGGGTACGGCAAGACCGTGCTCGTGGCCGAATGGTCGAGCCGGCCCGGCGGTCTGCCCGTCGCGTGGGTGGCGGTGGACGCGGCGGACGACGCAGCGCGGTTCCGCGCGACCCTGTTGGCCTCGCTCGCCGCCGTCCCCGGGTTGGCGCCCGGGATCGCGCGGGTCGGCGCCCGCGGGTCGGACGCGGACTTCGTCGACGACCTGGGGGCGGTGCTCGACGCTGCGTCGCCGGTGCGGTTGGTCCTCGACGACGTCCACGACCTGGCGGAACCCGCACTGCGGGACCTCGCCCGCCTCGTCCGCCGTCGACCGGCAGGCTTGCAGCTGGTGCTGGTCAGCCGGCGGGACGCGCTGCTGCCGCTGCCCCGACTGCGCCTCGAGGGCCAGCTGCGGGAGCTGCGGGCCGACGCGCTGCGGTTCGACCTGGCCGAGACCGAGGCCCTGCTGCGCGCGTGCGAGGTGGTGGCGAGTGCGGAGGAGGTGGCGGTCCTGCACGAGCGCACCGACGGCTGGGTGGCCGGACTGCGGTTCGCCGTGCTGGCGCTGCGGTCCACCGACGATCCCGGCGGCTTCATCGCGCACTTCTCGGGGAGCGACCGCTCGATCGCCGACTACCTCACCGACGAGGTGATGGCCGGTCTGCCCGCACCGACCAGGAGGCAGCTGGGGATGGGCGCGGTGTGCGGACGCCTGCAGGTCGGGCTGGCCGAGGCGCTGTTCGGTCGCCCCGACGCCCGACGCGTACTGGACGACATGGTGCGCGGCACCGGGCTGGTGTACCGCACCGATCTCGAGAGCTACCACATCCATCCGCTGTTCCGCGCCTACCTCGAGGCCGACCTGGAGGGCCACCACCCCGCTCGGCACCACTCGTCGCACACCATCGCGGCACGGTGGTGGCTCGCCGCCGACGACCCGGTGCACGCGCTCCGGCACGCGGAGCGCGCCGGCGATCCGGCGCTGCTGGCGGAGGCCCTCCGGGACAGCGGTGTCCGGCTCGTCGCGGCCGGTCGGCAGGACCCGGTGCGGCGGGCGCTCGTCTCGGCCGGGAGTGCGGCGGTGGCCGCCGACGCGCGGATGGCGCTGCTCTCGGCGCTGGTCCTCCACCTGCGCGGAGCGGAGGTCGATGCCGTCGCGGCCCTGGAGCAGGCACGGCGGGTGCGCCCGGCGGATCCCGGACCGGAGCTGGGCGCCCTCGATGCTGCGGTGGGGCTCCTCGTGGACGGTCGGCCGACCCTGCAGGAGGTCCCGCCCGGCCCGGTGCCGCCGGAGCTGGAGGTGCTGGGGGTGCTGGGTCGGGCGGAGGCCCGCGCTGCGGACGAGGAGGACCAGGACGAGCTGCGGGCGTCCCTCGCCGGTGCGGCCGCGTGCGCCCACGCCCACGACCTCGCCTGCCTCGAGGTGCGTGCGCTCTCCCGGCTCGCGCTGCTCGAGGCGGCGTACGGCGATCATCGTGCGATGGCGGCCGCCGCCACGTCCGCGGTCCGGACGTCCGCCGCTGTCGGCTACCCCTCCGCCGAGTGGGCCGCGGAGGCCACAGCGGTGCTGGCCTACCGCGACCTGCTCGCCGGGGAACCGGTGGCGGCCCGGTCCCGGGCCGACGACGTGCTGGCGGTCGGGCAGCCGTTGCCCGAGGTGGCGGACCTCATCCTGCGCGTGGTGCGCCGCGCGGCGGACGCCGACCTGGGGGAGTCCGGGCCGGAGCCGCTCGTGCCGGTCGACTTCTCGGGAGTCGTCGCGCCCGCGCCCCTGCTGGCCGCGCTCGCCTCGCTGGAGCACTTCGCCGTCCTCGCCCAGGGTGGCGACGCGGTGGCCTCCGACACCGCCGTCCGGCTCGAGCGCAGGATCGGCAAGGTCGGCGAGATCCTGGTGATGGACGCCCGGGCCCATGTGCTCGCCGGCCGGTTCGAGGCCGCCATCGCCGCACTCGAGCCGCTGAAGTCGGGTTCGGTGCCGGCGCTGGCCGCGCAGACCGAGGTCGAGGCGCACGTGCTCCTGGCCGGTGCCGCGCTGCACACCGGCGACCCGCTCGGGGGACGGTCCGAACTCGCGGCCGCGCTGCAGCTGGGTGCGGACCTGGACGTCGTGCGGCCCTTCGCCGCGATGTCCGGCCCGCCCGCAGACCTGCTGCGGTCGGTGGCGCCGCCCGCGGTGGGCACGGGGTACCTGCGCCGGATCGCCGTGGCCCGGTCGACGGCGGGCAGGCGCGGGTCGACGTGCCTGAGCGATCGCGAGCACGACGTGCTGGCGCTGCTCCCGTCCCTGCTGAGCGCCACGGAGATCGCCGACGAGCTCACGGTGTCGGTGAACACCGTCAAGAGCCACATCCGCTCCATCTACAGCAAGCTCGGCGTCTCCAGCCGGCGCGAGGCGGTGGACGGCGCGATCCAGCGGCGGCTGCTGGGCTGA
- a CDS encoding LuxR C-terminal-related transcriptional regulator — MPRPPLGIERRTGSPTVPRPRLYAHLAADRSVPVTVVAAAAGWGKTVLAASWAGAGAGGRPVAWAGLSPPDDDVVPFWSRLAEALRTVVGRAAAEALHPLTQGSSAGPDPAAAFLAASLLVEQPVVLVLDDLQRITSAAVHEGLVRLVVRAPPMLSLLVLTRRDPPWPLTRLKIAGAVRQVPAAELAFSTDEAVDLFARLGLAVDRTRVDRLVERTDGWPAALRLAALHLTGSADDGTVLDTFSGDHHAVAGYLIDEVLAQQPAELVRHLERISVADRVCADLAAALTGVADGEQLLAELSAEHLVVPTADLPGRWYRMHRLLGDVVRSRPAAEKGRRDRHRRAAEWFRRADLPLETIRSATAGRLWSLAAVVVGRHALGRVLRGQAAELEAVLATLPRPVLVTHVELALGLAAARIVQGDRNDVAGLLSAARAGTEMLSDVRAARAGVLIGLVEGGFARLRGRWDLVGEVYRALPRDPVQLARSELDDTELVPIVVDSALGLAALLDDDLDTAVHRFRAALAVESPAPTLPHIEAASYLALSLCERGDLDAAQTRARRALARASASGLEAPAQVVAAHLTMARVALDRADVGEADDWLTRAVRAEAGSGEPHVVVLTALVRAARHGAAGDHERALSVLRGAAAAIDVPDLPSPLRRRLRTAEAVVLARLGDRAAARAVAEDDPEETPLASARLLLVLGDVPAAVAARRGARPSAHPRARIVTGVLDAALALAHHDEELALERIEQVLTRAATFALRGPLLEEAAVLRPLLELRLERGSAVPAFLVDLLRRMDSVPGRGDRRTGRTGRTDNLTDRERTVLRYLASTMTNAEIAAELRLSVNTIKTHERALYRKLGATNRRGAVARGRVLGFL; from the coding sequence GTGCCCCGTCCTCCACTGGGGATCGAACGCAGGACGGGCTCGCCGACGGTCCCGCGTCCTCGGCTCTACGCGCACCTCGCCGCCGACCGGTCGGTGCCGGTGACCGTCGTGGCCGCCGCAGCCGGGTGGGGCAAGACCGTGCTCGCCGCGTCGTGGGCCGGAGCCGGAGCTGGCGGCAGACCCGTCGCCTGGGCGGGGCTCTCCCCGCCCGACGACGACGTCGTACCGTTCTGGTCCCGGCTGGCCGAGGCGCTGCGCACGGTCGTCGGACGCGCCGCGGCCGAGGCGCTGCACCCGCTCACGCAGGGCTCGTCGGCCGGCCCGGACCCGGCCGCTGCGTTCCTGGCAGCGAGCCTGCTGGTCGAGCAGCCGGTCGTCCTGGTGCTCGACGACCTCCAGCGCATCACCTCCGCCGCGGTGCACGAGGGGCTGGTCCGGCTCGTCGTGCGGGCGCCGCCGATGCTGTCGCTCCTGGTGCTGACCCGCCGCGACCCACCGTGGCCGCTGACGCGGTTGAAGATCGCCGGCGCGGTCCGGCAGGTGCCCGCCGCAGAACTCGCGTTCAGCACCGACGAGGCCGTCGACCTCTTCGCCCGGCTCGGCCTGGCGGTCGACCGGACCCGGGTGGATCGGCTCGTCGAGCGGACCGACGGCTGGCCCGCCGCGCTGCGGCTGGCGGCGCTGCACCTGACCGGGAGCGCCGACGACGGCACGGTGCTCGACACCTTCTCGGGCGATCACCACGCCGTGGCCGGCTACCTGATCGACGAGGTGCTGGCCCAGCAGCCCGCGGAGCTGGTGCGGCATCTCGAGCGGATCAGCGTGGCGGACCGGGTCTGCGCCGACCTGGCCGCCGCCCTGACCGGCGTCGCCGACGGCGAGCAGCTGCTCGCGGAACTGTCGGCCGAGCACCTGGTCGTGCCGACGGCGGACCTGCCCGGACGCTGGTACCGCATGCACCGGCTGCTCGGCGACGTCGTGCGCTCCCGGCCGGCGGCCGAGAAGGGGCGCCGCGACCGGCACCGCCGGGCGGCGGAGTGGTTCCGCCGCGCCGACCTGCCCCTGGAGACGATCCGCTCGGCGACCGCGGGGCGGCTCTGGTCCCTGGCCGCGGTCGTGGTCGGCCGGCACGCGCTCGGCCGCGTCCTGCGCGGACAGGCCGCTGAGCTGGAGGCAGTGCTCGCCACCCTCCCGCGCCCGGTGCTGGTCACCCACGTCGAGCTGGCCCTGGGTCTCGCCGCCGCGCGGATCGTGCAGGGTGACCGCAACGACGTGGCCGGCCTGCTGAGCGCGGCCCGGGCCGGGACCGAGATGCTCTCCGACGTCCGGGCGGCCCGTGCCGGGGTGCTCATCGGCCTGGTCGAGGGCGGGTTCGCCCGGCTCCGCGGCCGGTGGGACCTCGTGGGCGAGGTGTACCGCGCCCTACCGCGTGACCCGGTGCAGCTCGCCCGATCGGAACTGGACGACACGGAGCTCGTGCCGATCGTCGTCGACAGCGCTCTGGGTCTGGCCGCACTCCTCGACGACGACCTCGACACGGCGGTGCACCGCTTCCGGGCGGCGCTCGCCGTCGAGTCACCGGCGCCGACGCTGCCGCACATCGAAGCGGCGTCCTACCTCGCCCTGTCGCTGTGCGAGCGCGGTGACCTGGACGCGGCGCAGACCCGTGCCCGCCGGGCCCTCGCCCGGGCGTCGGCCTCGGGGCTCGAGGCCCCGGCACAGGTCGTCGCCGCCCATCTGACGATGGCCCGGGTCGCCCTCGACCGGGCCGACGTCGGCGAGGCCGACGACTGGCTCACCCGCGCGGTGCGAGCCGAGGCGGGCAGCGGTGAACCGCACGTCGTGGTCCTCACCGCTCTCGTCCGGGCTGCGCGCCACGGGGCGGCGGGAGACCACGAGCGGGCCCTGTCCGTCCTGCGCGGCGCGGCTGCGGCGATCGACGTGCCGGATCTGCCGTCGCCGCTGCGCCGACGTCTTCGCACGGCCGAGGCCGTCGTGCTCGCCCGCCTCGGAGACCGGGCGGCCGCTCGCGCCGTGGCCGAGGACGACCCGGAGGAGACGCCGCTGGCCTCCGCCCGCCTGCTGCTGGTCCTGGGCGACGTCCCGGCCGCTGTCGCGGCGCGGCGCGGTGCACGGCCCTCGGCCCATCCCCGGGCCCGCATCGTCACCGGCGTCCTCGACGCCGCCCTCGCCCTCGCGCACCACGACGAGGAACTGGCACTGGAGCGGATCGAGCAGGTGCTGACCCGGGCAGCCACGTTCGCCCTGCGCGGACCGCTCCTCGAGGAGGCGGCCGTCCTGCGCCCGCTGCTCGAGCTGCGGCTCGAACGGGGTTCGGCCGTGCCCGCCTTCCTGGTCGACCTCCTGCGGCGGATGGACAGCGTTCCCGGCCGCGGCGACCGGCGCACCGGCCGGACCGGCCGGACCGACAACCTGACCGACCGCGAACGCACGGTCCTGCGGTACCTGGCCAGCACGATGACCAACGCCGAGATCGCTGCGGAGCTCCGCCTCTCGGTCAACACGATCAAGACGCACGAGCGGGCGCTCTACCGCAAGCTCGGGGCGACCAACCGGCGGGGAGCGGTGGCCCGGGGACGGGTGCTCGGATTCCTCTGA
- a CDS encoding SHOCT domain-containing protein — MAFAVDDGPLVLELVWVALILVVVGVWCWLVVLVLGDVIRRDSPGAAKASWTVFLVFFPYVGLLSYLATQGSGMVERRRAREAARPGPADQIAAAKRLLDSGAITAPEYEVLKRDVLCAEHHKRRPAQRPDHRT; from the coding sequence ATGGCGTTCGCAGTGGACGACGGGCCCCTGGTGCTCGAGCTGGTCTGGGTGGCGCTGATCCTCGTCGTGGTGGGGGTCTGGTGCTGGTTGGTCGTCCTGGTCCTCGGCGACGTGATCCGCCGGGACAGCCCCGGCGCGGCGAAGGCGAGCTGGACGGTGTTCCTGGTCTTCTTCCCCTACGTCGGGCTGCTCAGCTACCTGGCGACGCAGGGCAGCGGGATGGTCGAGCGGCGGCGCGCGCGGGAGGCCGCCCGCCCGGGACCGGCGGACCAGATCGCGGCGGCGAAGCGCCTGCTCGACAGCGGCGCCATCACCGCGCCGGAGTACGAGGTGCTCAAGCGTGACGTCCTCTGCGCGGAGCACCACAAGAGGCGGCCCGCACAGCGACCGGACCACCGGACGTGA
- a CDS encoding AI-2E family transporter, translating into MTTSGTAAPGPAAADGRSPLGRIGIPRGLVVLLGVAAAVVAAAGIRSLAWFIGPVFLAMVIVIALAPVLGKLRDHGWPAWAATAALAVAVYAVVLAMALCVVVSAARLASALPEYAVAGRESVGSATSLLERFGVEPAELRRVVESLDLGKVTQAAVAVLSGIAGLASNLIFLLTLLLFLSVETGSTRDRIAIVAADRPSVAGALVGFARNTRQYLVVSTVFGLIVGVLDTIALLFMGVPLAVTWGVLAFVTNYIPNIGFLIGVVPPALLALLVHGPDRMLLVILVYCVLNFVVQSLIQPRFVGDAVGLSMTVTFLSLVFWAWLLGPLGAVLAIPLTLLAKSLLVDIDPRARWAHAFLCESPPAHDAAEPAPDAVAGLGAARDGSTPPHRPWHRRHRQGDEAVPS; encoded by the coding sequence GTGACGACATCAGGAACGGCAGCCCCCGGTCCGGCCGCGGCCGACGGGCGGTCCCCCCTGGGCAGGATCGGCATACCGCGCGGCCTCGTCGTCCTGCTCGGTGTCGCCGCCGCCGTCGTGGCCGCGGCCGGGATCCGCTCGCTCGCCTGGTTCATCGGGCCGGTGTTCCTCGCCATGGTGATCGTCATCGCCCTGGCCCCGGTGCTCGGCAAGCTGCGTGACCACGGCTGGCCCGCGTGGGCCGCGACCGCGGCGCTGGCGGTGGCGGTCTACGCCGTGGTCCTGGCGATGGCCCTGTGCGTGGTCGTCTCCGCCGCCCGCCTGGCCTCGGCGCTGCCCGAGTACGCGGTCGCCGGTCGCGAGTCGGTCGGATCGGCGACCTCGCTGCTCGAGAGGTTCGGGGTCGAACCCGCCGAGCTGCGACGGGTGGTCGAATCGCTGGACCTGGGCAAGGTCACGCAGGCGGCGGTCGCCGTGCTGAGCGGTATCGCCGGACTGGCCAGCAACCTGATCTTCCTGCTGACGCTGCTGCTCTTCCTCAGCGTCGAGACCGGGTCCACGCGCGACCGGATCGCGATCGTCGCCGCCGACCGGCCCTCGGTGGCCGGGGCGCTCGTCGGCTTCGCCCGCAACACCCGCCAGTACCTGGTGGTCTCCACGGTCTTCGGGCTCATCGTCGGAGTACTGGACACCATCGCGCTGCTGTTCATGGGCGTGCCGCTCGCGGTCACCTGGGGAGTGCTGGCGTTCGTCACGAACTACATCCCCAACATCGGGTTCCTCATCGGCGTCGTGCCGCCGGCGCTGCTCGCCCTGCTCGTGCACGGACCGGACCGGATGCTGCTCGTCATCCTCGTCTACTGCGTCCTCAACTTCGTGGTGCAATCGCTGATCCAGCCCCGGTTCGTCGGGGACGCCGTCGGGCTGTCCATGACGGTCACCTTCCTGTCCCTCGTGTTCTGGGCGTGGTTGCTCGGACCGCTGGGGGCGGTGCTGGCGATCCCGCTGACCCTGTTGGCCAAGTCCCTGCTGGTCGACATCGACCCGCGGGCCCGCTGGGCGCACGCCTTCCTGTGCGAGTCGCCGCCGGCGCACGACGCCGCCGAGCCGGCGCCGGACGCCGTGGCCGGGCTCGGCGCCGCCCGCGACGGGTCGACGCCGCCGCACCGCCCCTGGCACCGACGGCACCGGCAGGGTGACGAGGCGGTGCCGTCGTGA